In a single window of the Maniola jurtina chromosome 4, ilManJurt1.1, whole genome shotgun sequence genome:
- the LOC123881299 gene encoding SET and MYND domain-containing protein 4 codes for MTAEIEGFFKKFHENINSSIDDVTRNNFANLETNSKRVSYFCSLPCVKDYDLSKDVVEYEAGGSFPVKKDLEKARQFKDEGNKAVQKGDWAKALQLYSQSLIHMPQKETEDLSIVYANRSAALNHLEQYEDALCDIKRSLTLGYPRHLRYKIYERKARCLLVLKRNQEAIIAFQDTLSALDEASNLEKEKRLKMRTDAKLMLEILNKGLVLAGNPKDPEPLKRVPPKPKLPGKNNQQYPAASEAVQIEYSETKGRFATATKDIVPGETLLIEKPHSGVLLGEYSKTHCQNCFVKCVIPLPCPKCPNVIFCSDKCLDVAQKSYHGYECHILPLIWKSGCSITCHIALRMITQNNKEYFKNIIKDIENKPTGTYKTSDYRNIYHLVSHEDKRTKQDFLHRTQMTQFLLKLLEISGYFDGKPKQKPVEIDELKTMAIAECYTEDVALYGGLILKNLQILQFNAHEVFELHCPKPKVGKNIIKHDGKSVFLAGAVFPTLALFNHCCDPSVVRYFCGPYIVVRAVKNIKKGEEISENYGPIFTTVPKEKRKAQLKDQYWFDCTCVPCEQNWPTYEQMTENYMRFKCDSDRPCPNVIPVPYDCKEFMVQCGLCQQYTNILKGLKSLQDTEMMYKLGCVAMEEGKYGEAMKKFIEMLKLYDATLAPPYRSFYDCVQDLRSCMLAMGNYSIV; via the exons ATGACGGCAGAGATAGAAGGATTCTTCAAGAAGTTTCATGAAAATATAAACAGCTCTATAGACGATGTGACGAGAAATAATTTCGCTAATTTGGAAACTAATTCAAAGCGTGTATCGTATTTTTGCAGCCTTCCCTGTGTAAAGGATTATGATCTTTCAAAAGACGTGGTCGAATACGAAGCCGGTGGCAGTTTCCCTGTCAAAAAAGACTTGGAAAAGGCAAGACAATTTAAGGATGAAGGAAATAAAGCCGTCCAAAAAGGTGATTGGGCTAAAGCATTGCAACTGTACAGCCAAAGTTTGATTCATATGCCACAAAAAGAAA ctGAAGATCTGTCGATTGTTTATGCCAACCGTTCAGCAGCTTTAAATCATTTGGAACAATACGAAGATGCTCTTTGCGATATAAAAAGGAGTCTCACATTGGGCTATCCTCGACATCTGAGATACAAAATTTATGAAAGAAAAGCCAGATGTCTACTTGTTTTAAAAAGGAATCAAGAAGCAATTATAGCTTTTCA AGATACATTAAGTGCCTTAGATGAAGCTAGTaatcttgaaaaagaaaaaagactGAAAATGAGAACTGACGCTAAACTTATGCTGGAAATCCTGAACAAAGGATTGGTCTTGGCTGGAAATCCAAAGGATCCTGAACCTCTAAAGAGAGTTCCACCCAAACCCAAGCTACCAGGAAAAAATAATCAACAATATCCTGCTGCTTCAGAAGCAGTTCAAATTGAATACAGTGAAACTAAAGGAAGGTTCGCCACTGCTACAAAAGATATAGTACCTGGCGAAACTTTACTAATAGAGAAACCGCATAGTGGCGTATTATTGGGTGAATACTCGAAGACTCACTGTCAAAATTGTTTTGTAAA GTGCGTAATTCCTTTGCCATGTCCAAAATGCCCGAACGTAATATTTTGCAGTGACAAATGTTTAGACGTTGCACAAAAATCCTATCATGGATACGAATGTCATATTCTTCCACTCATTTGGAAGTCAGGCTGCTCGATAACCTGCCACATTGCTCTAAGGATgataacacaaaacaataaagaatatttcaaGAACATCATCAAGGATATAGAGAATAAACCAACAGGAACATACAAAACTAGTGATTACAGGAACATATACCATTTAGTTTCGCACGAGGATAAAAGGACCAAGCAGGATTTCTTGCATAGAACACAAATGACGCAGTTCCTGTTAAAGCTTCTAGAAATAAGTGGTTATTTTGACGGCAAACCCAAACAAAAGCCCGTGGAAATTGATGAGTTAAAAACAATGGCAATCGCTGAATGTTATACAGAAGATGTTGCCTTATATGGTGGATTAATCCTGAAGAATCTTCAAATACTCCAATTCAATGCCCATGAAGTATTCGAATTGCACTGCCCTAAACCaaaagttggaaaaaatattatcaagcACGACGGAAAATCAGTGTTTTTGGCAGGCGCTGTTTTCCCTACACTTGCATTGTTCAACCATTGCTGCGATCCTAGTGtcgttag ATATTTCTGTGGTCCCTACATTGTCGTTCGCGCCGTAAAGAATATAAAGAAAGGCGAGGAAATATCTGAAAACTACGGCCCAATATTTACCACTGTCCCCAAAGAGAAGCGGAAGGCCCAGCTAAAGGATCAGTACTGGTTCGACTGTACTTGTGTACCTTGTGAACAGAATTGGCCAACGTATGAGCAGATGACCGAAAATTATATGCGATTTAA ATGCGATTCCGACCGACCATGCCCCAACGTTATTCCGGTGCCTTACGATTGCAAAGAGTTCATGGTCCAGTGTGGACTGTGTCAGCAGTACACCAACATTTTGAAGGGGCTGAAGTCGTTACAA GACACAGAAATGATGTACAAGCTTGGTTGTGTAGCCATGGAGGAGGGAAAGTATGGTGAAGCCATGAAGAAGTTTATAGAAATGCTGAAACTTTACGACGCTACCTTGGCACCTCCGTACCGATCATTCTATGACTGTGTACAAGACTTGAGGAGCTGTATGCTAGCTATGGGCAACTATAGTATTGTTtag
- the LOC123881323 gene encoding dynein light chain Tctex-type protein 2B-like, translated as MADDEEVVEEAPEVVREPSAESEAGLSPVEEKPLAPPKYEVRPGLGEKFQAQNVREIILSTMQEQLTGRQYRADQAPRWAKSISNAVRQRCQELDMKRYKILVQTTVIEMKGAGIKSGQRCIWDPETDEYVDDLFRNDTIFCYTIVYGIYMY; from the exons atggcagATGATGAAGaag TGGTGGAGGAAGCGCCAGAGGTCGTTCGAGAACCCAGTGCAGAGAGCGAAGCTGGGCTCAGTCCTGTAGAGGAGAAACCCCTCGCCCCTCCAAAATATGAAGTTCGGCCAGGACTCGGTGAGAA ATTCCAAGCGCAGAACGTTCGCGAAATAATCCTGTCAACAATGCAGGAGCAGTTGACGGGGCGCCAGTACCGCGCGGACCAGGCGCCGCGCTGGGCCAAGTCCATCTCCAACGCCGTGCGCCAACGATGCCAGGAACTCGATATGAAGAG GTATAAAATTCTAGTCCAAACAACCGTCATAGAGATGAAAGGAGCCGGTATAAAGAGCGGACAGAGGTGCATCTGGGACCCCGAGACCGACGAGTATGTCGACGACTTGTTCAGGAACGACACCATATTCTGTTACACCATTGTCTATGGTATTTACAtgtattga